The Candidatus Eisenbacteria bacterium genome window below encodes:
- a CDS encoding T9SS type A sorting domain-containing protein, whose protein sequence is MRTMRRCTTKAKKSRGSRWTARAPAFLLAAAAMIFACGHAAFAQLPPLPPLPPPPPLPLPLPLPPPPGLPLGPPELPTIPSLPQVWPSNGPGTSGSTELPVTTATLDAKLLVVSADGTEPVLGAIRQAAEYAGIPYTLYVATKTPGGFTPAMLSDGDAHAYFQGIVLTTGSLAYLNGTTWTSAFSASEWQTLWDYQAKYRVRTAIAYALPTADLGYGPATGMDATTSPISARLTPSGQSVFSYVNAANPIVITKAWTYLAQAAGTGTNVLLNDAQGDALALVRTYPDGREVLSMTFDGNFFLVHSLTLSHGLMNWVTGGLFLGERHVYMTPQVDDIFIDDDVYGGGIYRINAIDWAATAAWQTQKQLQSQTSDLLLHMAFNGEGTTGTYSPDLLTPAVDLTDSQFPWINHTFTHQNLDPDSASYDRVYWEITRNNQTAASMGFANYDLRALVTPDVSGLANPDAMSAAYDAGVRFLVTDTSKPGMDNPTPQAGIYNALEPGILMIPRRPVNLFYNVTTPSEWASEYNYLYRSYWGRDLSYSEVLDKESDVLLQYMLRGEIDPWMFHQSNLRAYDGVHTLLGDLLDRTLDKYGRIFVLPVRTKTMAALGEWTSARMRYNAAGVQASFVPSQGTMTITASESAVVPVTGLCSASSESYGGQCISHVSVGPGQTVTYNINGGASSSGPTPVGAVNPLMATVSPNPLNPEAKLIFRTTRPGFARVRVYDPVGRLVRTLIDQPNLPSGSHDVRVGDKRFSSGVYFYRIEAAEGVSAGRFVVLK, encoded by the coding sequence ATGAGGACCATGAGGAGATGCACTACCAAAGCGAAGAAATCCCGGGGATCGAGATGGACGGCTAGGGCGCCGGCGTTCCTGCTTGCCGCCGCCGCGATGATATTCGCGTGCGGTCATGCGGCGTTCGCTCAGCTCCCTCCGCTCCCTCCGCTACCTCCGCCACCGCCGTTACCCTTGCCATTACCATTGCCCCCTCCGCCGGGTCTGCCCCTGGGACCTCCGGAGCTGCCCACGATTCCCTCGCTGCCGCAAGTCTGGCCCTCGAACGGACCCGGGACGTCCGGCTCGACCGAGCTGCCGGTCACGACGGCGACACTGGACGCGAAGCTCTTGGTCGTCTCCGCCGACGGAACCGAGCCCGTGCTCGGAGCCATCCGCCAGGCGGCGGAGTACGCGGGCATTCCGTACACGCTGTACGTCGCGACCAAGACTCCGGGCGGGTTCACGCCGGCCATGCTGTCCGACGGCGACGCTCACGCGTATTTCCAGGGCATCGTGCTCACCACCGGAAGCCTGGCGTACTTGAACGGAACGACCTGGACAAGCGCGTTCAGCGCTTCGGAATGGCAGACGCTGTGGGACTACCAGGCGAAATACCGGGTCCGCACGGCGATCGCCTACGCGCTCCCGACCGCGGACCTGGGCTACGGCCCGGCAACGGGGATGGATGCCACGACGAGCCCGATCTCCGCGCGGCTGACCCCATCGGGCCAGTCCGTGTTCTCGTACGTGAACGCGGCAAATCCGATCGTCATCACCAAGGCCTGGACGTATCTGGCCCAGGCGGCGGGTACCGGAACGAACGTGCTCCTGAACGACGCGCAAGGTGATGCGCTCGCGCTGGTCCGGACCTATCCCGACGGCCGCGAGGTGCTCTCCATGACGTTCGACGGGAACTTCTTCCTCGTCCATAGCCTGACGCTCTCGCACGGCCTCATGAACTGGGTGACGGGAGGGCTGTTCCTGGGCGAGCGCCACGTCTACATGACGCCGCAGGTCGACGACATCTTCATCGACGACGATGTATATGGAGGAGGAATCTACCGCATCAATGCGATCGACTGGGCGGCCACCGCTGCCTGGCAGACGCAGAAACAGCTCCAATCGCAGACGTCGGACCTGCTTCTCCACATGGCGTTCAACGGGGAGGGCACGACCGGCACCTACAGCCCCGACCTGCTCACGCCTGCGGTGGACCTGACGGATTCCCAATTCCCGTGGATCAATCACACGTTCACCCACCAAAACCTGGACCCCGACTCCGCCAGCTATGACCGCGTCTATTGGGAGATCACGCGCAACAACCAAACGGCCGCGTCGATGGGATTCGCGAACTACGATCTCCGGGCGCTGGTCACGCCCGACGTCTCCGGGCTCGCGAACCCGGACGCCATGAGCGCGGCCTACGACGCCGGCGTCCGCTTCCTCGTCACCGACACGTCCAAGCCCGGGATGGACAATCCGACGCCTCAGGCCGGTATCTATAACGCCCTGGAGCCCGGCATCCTCATGATCCCGAGGCGGCCGGTCAATCTCTTCTACAACGTCACGACGCCGTCCGAATGGGCGAGCGAGTACAACTACCTCTACCGGAGCTACTGGGGACGCGATCTCAGCTACAGCGAGGTCCTGGACAAGGAGTCCGACGTCCTCCTCCAGTACATGCTCCGGGGCGAGATCGATCCCTGGATGTTCCATCAGAGCAACCTGCGCGCCTATGACGGCGTGCACACGCTGCTCGGCGACCTGCTCGATCGGACGCTGGACAAGTACGGCAGGATCTTTGTTCTGCCGGTCCGCACCAAGACGATGGCCGCCCTCGGCGAGTGGACGAGCGCTCGCATGCGGTACAACGCGGCCGGAGTCCAGGCTTCGTTCGTACCGAGCCAAGGGACGATGACGATCACCGCGTCCGAGTCGGCGGTCGTGCCGGTCACGGGACTCTGCTCCGCGTCGTCCGAGAGCTACGGTGGTCAGTGCATCAGCCACGTCTCGGTCGGTCCCGGACAGACCGTCACCTACAACATCAACGGAGGCGCATCCTCCAGCGGCCCGACTCCGGTCGGCGCCGTCAACCCGTTGATGGCCACCGTTTCTCCGAACCCGTTGAATCCGGAAGCGAAGCTCATCTTCCGCACGACACGGCCTGGATTCGCGAGAGTCCGGGTGTATGACCCGGTGGGACGCCTGGTCCGAACTTTGATCGATCAACCCAATCTCCCATCCGGATCCCACGACGTGCGCGTCGGCGACAAGAGGTTCTCATCGGGGGTCTACTTCTATCGCATCGAGGCGGCTGAGGGAGTGTCGGCCGGGAGATTCGTGGTGTTGAAATAG
- a CDS encoding DoxX family protein gives MAAPNIVSRWPNHAPQLLSVLRIVAAFMFILAGSTKLFAFPIGMPPDGSTAKFMTQIWIGGVLEVFGGGLILLGLFTRPVAFILSGEMAVAYFQFHFPNGFWPVVNGGVDAALYCFVWLYFSAAGAGPWSLDAKRGKQQ, from the coding sequence GTGGCCGCACCGAACATCGTCTCGAGGTGGCCGAACCATGCCCCGCAGCTCCTGAGCGTGCTCCGAATCGTGGCCGCGTTCATGTTCATCTTGGCGGGCTCCACAAAGCTCTTCGCGTTCCCGATCGGGATGCCTCCGGACGGCAGCACAGCGAAGTTCATGACCCAGATCTGGATCGGCGGTGTCCTCGAGGTGTTCGGCGGTGGCCTGATTCTCCTCGGCCTCTTCACTCGCCCCGTCGCCTTCATCCTCTCGGGCGAAATGGCGGTGGCCTACTTCCAGTTCCACTTCCCGAATGGCTTCTGGCCCGTAGTCAACGGTGGGGTGGATGCCGCGCTCTACTGCTTCGTCTGGCTCTACTTCTCGGCCGCGGGCGCCGGGCCGTGGAGCCTCGACGCGAAACGAGGGAAGCAGCAATAA
- a CDS encoding YciI family protein — translation MRFMVVVKADRDSEAGKLPDEKILTEMGKFNEELAKAGVMLAAEGLQASSKGARVRFDGKKRTVTDGPFTETKELIAGFWIWQVKSKEEAIEWLKRAPFDQTEVEIRQIFELEDFGPALTPEARKSEMNLREQMAAKKR, via the coding sequence ATGCGATTCATGGTGGTGGTGAAAGCCGACCGGGACTCGGAAGCAGGGAAGCTCCCGGACGAGAAGATCCTGACCGAGATGGGGAAGTTCAACGAGGAGCTCGCTAAGGCCGGCGTGATGCTCGCGGCCGAGGGACTCCAGGCGAGCTCGAAGGGCGCGCGCGTCAGGTTCGACGGCAAGAAGCGGACCGTGACCGACGGGCCGTTCACGGAGACCAAGGAGCTGATCGCGGGCTTCTGGATCTGGCAGGTGAAGTCGAAGGAAGAGGCGATCGAGTGGCTGAAGCGCGCTCCGTTCGATCAGACCGAAGTGGAGATCCGCCAGATTTTCGAGCTGGAGGACTTCGGCCCTGCCCTGACTCCCGAAGCCAGGAAGTCCGAGATGAACCTGCGCGAGCAGATGGCCGCGAAGAAGCGGTAG
- a CDS encoding YciI family protein: protein MRFMMLMIPKGYEKAAPGTAPAAESVAAMMKYNESLQRAGVLLALDGLHPPSMGVRVSFPGGKAKVTDGPFTEAKEVLGGYWMIQVKSKEEAIEWAKRCPGSENETIEVRQVQEMSDFPADVQKAAAGFAEMQAQSGQRRG, encoded by the coding sequence ATGCGATTCATGATGCTGATGATCCCGAAAGGGTACGAGAAGGCGGCGCCCGGCACCGCGCCGGCGGCCGAGAGCGTCGCTGCGATGATGAAATACAACGAGTCCCTGCAGAGAGCGGGCGTGCTGCTGGCGCTTGACGGCCTCCACCCGCCCTCGATGGGCGTGCGCGTCTCCTTCCCGGGAGGGAAGGCGAAGGTGACCGATGGGCCGTTCACCGAGGCGAAGGAAGTGCTCGGCGGTTACTGGATGATCCAGGTCAAGTCGAAGGAAGAAGCGATTGAATGGGCAAAGCGCTGCCCCGGTTCCGAGAACGAGACGATCGAGGTTCGCCAGGTGCAGGAGATGTCGGATTTTCCCGCCGACGTCCAGAAGGCGGCGGCCGGGTTTGCCGAGATGCAGGCGCAGTCCGGACAGCGCCGGGGATAG
- a CDS encoding RNA polymerase sigma factor, whose translation MTATDTHRAVDAIFRIESAKLIAGLARMVRDVGLAEDLAQDALVAALETWPKSGVPDNPGAWLMATAKHRGIDRLRRNKLLERKHEELGRDLEARQNAGPDLDAAIDDDVGDDLLRLVFTACHPILASEARVALTLRLLGGLTTEEIARAFLVPEATVAQRIVRAKRTLAEARVPFEVPRGAELAVRLTSVLEVIYLIYNEGYSATAGDDWMRPALCEDALRLGRILAELAPSEPEVHGLVALMEIQSSRSAARVDASGAPVLLLDQDRGRWDQLLIGRGLAALERAEKLSGVLGPYGLQAAIAACHARSRTGAETDWKRIAALYEVLARLAPSPVVELNRAVAVSMAFGPAAGLEIVDALTSEPTLRAYHLLPSVRGDLLAKLRRLDEARLEFERAAALTRNGRERVMLLDRAAACAGGSGLPDPR comes from the coding sequence GTGACGGCTACCGACACCCATCGCGCGGTCGACGCGATCTTTCGGATCGAGTCGGCCAAGCTCATCGCCGGCCTCGCGCGGATGGTTCGCGACGTCGGTCTCGCCGAGGACTTGGCGCAGGACGCCCTCGTCGCCGCGCTCGAGACTTGGCCCAAGTCGGGCGTTCCGGACAACCCGGGCGCCTGGCTCATGGCGACCGCGAAGCACCGCGGGATCGACCGCCTGCGCCGGAACAAGCTGCTCGAGCGAAAGCACGAGGAGCTCGGGCGCGACCTCGAGGCCCGCCAAAACGCCGGTCCGGATCTCGACGCCGCGATCGACGACGATGTCGGCGACGATCTCCTTCGCCTCGTTTTCACCGCCTGCCATCCCATCCTCGCTTCCGAGGCGCGCGTGGCGCTGACGCTCCGCCTGCTTGGGGGCCTGACGACCGAGGAGATCGCGAGAGCGTTCCTCGTCCCCGAGGCCACCGTCGCCCAACGCATCGTGCGGGCCAAGCGAACCCTGGCCGAGGCGCGCGTCCCCTTCGAGGTTCCCCGCGGGGCCGAGCTGGCCGTCCGACTCACGTCGGTCCTCGAGGTCATTTACCTCATCTACAACGAGGGGTATTCGGCAACCGCCGGGGACGATTGGATGCGTCCCGCGCTCTGCGAGGACGCGCTCCGCCTCGGCCGCATCCTGGCCGAGCTCGCCCCGAGCGAGCCGGAGGTCCACGGTCTGGTCGCGCTGATGGAGATCCAGTCGTCGCGCTCCGCCGCCCGGGTGGACGCGTCGGGAGCGCCAGTGCTGCTCCTCGATCAAGACCGCGGACGCTGGGACCAGCTGCTCATCGGCCGCGGCCTCGCGGCGCTCGAGCGCGCGGAGAAGCTGAGCGGCGTGCTTGGCCCGTACGGGCTCCAGGCGGCGATCGCCGCCTGCCACGCGCGGTCGCGCACGGGGGCGGAGACGGACTGGAAGCGCATCGCGGCCCTCTACGAGGTGCTGGCCCGCCTCGCCCCGTCCCCGGTCGTGGAGCTGAACCGCGCCGTCGCGGTCTCGATGGCGTTCGGCCCTGCGGCGGGCCTCGAGATCGTCGATGCGCTGACCTCGGAGCCGACCCTCAGGGCCTACCACCTCCTGCCGAGCGTCCGCGGCGACCTTCTTGCCAAGCTCCGCCGCCTCGACGAGGCGCGCTTGGAGTTCGAGCGCGCGGCGGCCTTGACGCGGAACGGTCGCGAGCGCGTGATGCTCCTCGACCGCGCCGCGGCCTGCGCGGGCGGGTCGGGGCTGCCGGACCCGAGGTGA